ACTTGTCCGAGCCCGAGTGCAGGCTCAGCTTATACGGGCCAAGGTGCTCAGCGATCGCGACGTGCTCGGCGAGCGAAGCTTCGAAGAGCTTGATGTCGCCCTTGAAGTCGATGCCCTTCTCGAAGTCACCCACGTAGCGCGGCGCGAGGCTGACGAGCTTGCTCGGGTCGGGCAGGTTTTCGCGGCACTGGTCGGCGATGATGTAATGCTCGGCAACCGTGGTCGGCTGAGCGGTTTCGTCGACGCTGAGCTCGATTTCATAGTCAGCGCCGCGCTCCGTCATGACCTTGTGGATATAGCTGGCGAGCTTGATGGTATGCGTGATCGCGCGGCCGTACTTCACGGCGGCACGCTTGAGCGTCGTGTCGTCGAAATGGATCTCCGGCCCGTCGGGGACCTGGATCGTCTGCCCCTTGTAACGGTCAAGCCAGGCGACTTCGCCCTTGACGGCGGCAAAGCGCTGGTCGAGGGTGGCGGCGTCGTAGTCGTCGGCCTGCTCGTCGACGTCGTCGGAGGGGTCGATGGTGAAGAAGACGAAGCCGGCGGCGGCGGTGTAGTCGACGTCTTTTTCAGTCTTGAGGTGGTCGGCGTCGGAGCCCCATTCGCCGGTGTAGCCGACGGCTTTGAGGTCATTGATGGCGGCGTTCATGACGTCGTCGGGCGTGCGGTTGGTCCGCTGCATTTCGCGGATGGACTGCTGTGCGAAGATGCCGCGGATGGGCCCCGCCTGCTGTCGGCAGGCCTCGAAGTGGCCGGGCGTCGCGAGGCCGAGGCGGTCGCCGAAGCCGAAGGTGGGTTTGAGGCCGAGCGGTTTGGATTGCTGCGTACCGGACATAAGAGAGCTGCCCTTTCTGGTCGGTTGGTGAGGCTGAATCAAGCTTCGCAACGTAGCTGGCAAGGCTGGCGGCGTCAAAGCCGCGGGTGGCGGGGCGAGAGGGGGCGCGTGTGGCCCTGCCGGGCTTTTCTAACGGCCGACGGGGTCATACACTGATGGCTATGACGCATGGAACGCGAATGATGGGCCGGTGGTGCATGGTGGCGGTGTTGGCTTGGCCGACGTCGATGGCTTTGGCGCAGGGGCTGTTGGAGCCGGTGCCGCCAGCAGAGGATGCCCCGGCTGCGGACGTGCCGGCCGACGTGCCACCCGATGCTGCCGACGTGCCGGTTGAGGACATGCCGCCCTCGGCGGTTGCTGAAGAGGCGGCGGAGCGGGCGGCCGCGGCGGTGGCGGACGATCCGGGCGACCGCACGAGGCACACAATGGACGGCATGATCGGCCAGGTCAACGGCCGACCGATCTACGCCCGGCGGGTGCTCGAACCGGTGCGCGACCAGCTTACCGCGATGAGCCGACAGCTCTCGCGCAACGAGTTCCGCCAGGACGCCGCGCGGTTGATCGCCGGCCAGCTCGACCAGATCGTCACCGACGCGCTGGTGCTCGGCGCTGCCGAGCGCGACCTGACCGAGCAGGAGCGCATGGGCCTTCGCCACATGGTCCGCCAGCGTCGCGAGCAGTTGCTTCGCCAACACGGGCAAGGCTCGCTGGCTGTGGCCGAGCGTCAGCTTCAAGATACGACCGGCATGGGGCTGGATGACACGCTGGAGGCGTATCGACAAGAAGTAATCGTGCAGCGTTACCTGCACCGTCGGCTGTTTCCACAGATCAACGTCACCCGCCGTGACATTCGGCGGTACTACCAGGATCGCTACGAGCAGTTCAACCCGCAGGGCGAGCGGATGATCGAGCTGATCCGCACCGGCGAGGCCGACGAGTCTCAGCGGATCGCCGACGCCTTGGCCGAAGGCGTTCTCTTCGCGGACGCGAGCGACGAAGTACGCCAACTCGCGGCACCGGGCGAAGCGCCGCTGGCGCATGACGCGTTGAACGAAGCGCTCGCCGAGCTGGCGCAAGGCGAGCACGCCGGGCCGATCGAGGCGGGCGACGCGTATTGGTTCATTCGCGTGGCCGAGGTCGATCAGCAGGGCGCCCGCTCGCTGCGCGACGCGCAGTTGGAGATTGAGAATCTGCTGCGTGGCCAACAGTTCCGCACGCTGTCGGAGCAGTATCGTCGCGACCTGTTCGCGGAGGGCAGCTACAACCCGATCGACGAGATGACCGCGTCGCTGCTTGAGATCGCGATGAGCCGATACGCTCCGAGCGAATGACGCCACGCCACGCCGGGGGCGCACCATCATGCACCGGGTACTACAGAACTGGCTCGCCGGGCTCGGCTGGCTCTGCGGGGGCAACCCTCAGCTATCGCTCGGCCGACGCGGCGAACGCGCCGCGGCGAAGCATCTCAAACGCGTCGGCTACCGCGTGGTGGCACGCAACCTGCGCTGCAAAGTGGGTGAGATCGACCTGCTGGCCGAAGCGCCGGACGGGCGCACCGTGGTGGTGGTCGAAGTGAAAGCCGGGCGTGGCGGTGCGCTGCCGCCGGAGATCCGCGTCGGCGCAGCGAAGCAGCGAAAGCTCACGCAACTGGCGGTGCGACTCATTCGGCGGTATCGGCTGCACGATCGGCCGATGCGTTTCGATGTGGTCGGCGTCGACCTGCCGGATCGCGGCAAGCCGACGATTCGCCATCATGTCGGAGCGTTTGAATCGCGCGTGTGAGTGGGGGCTGAAGCC
Above is a window of Phycisphaerales bacterium AB-hyl4 DNA encoding:
- a CDS encoding peptidyl-prolyl cis-trans isomerase → MAMTHGTRMMGRWCMVAVLAWPTSMALAQGLLEPVPPAEDAPAADVPADVPPDAADVPVEDMPPSAVAEEAAERAAAAVADDPGDRTRHTMDGMIGQVNGRPIYARRVLEPVRDQLTAMSRQLSRNEFRQDAARLIAGQLDQIVTDALVLGAAERDLTEQERMGLRHMVRQRREQLLRQHGQGSLAVAERQLQDTTGMGLDDTLEAYRQEVIVQRYLHRRLFPQINVTRRDIRRYYQDRYEQFNPQGERMIELIRTGEADESQRIADALAEGVLFADASDEVRQLAAPGEAPLAHDALNEALAELAQGEHAGPIEAGDAYWFIRVAEVDQQGARSLRDAQLEIENLLRGQQFRTLSEQYRRDLFAEGSYNPIDEMTASLLEIAMSRYAPSE
- a CDS encoding YraN family protein, yielding MHRVLQNWLAGLGWLCGGNPQLSLGRRGERAAAKHLKRVGYRVVARNLRCKVGEIDLLAEAPDGRTVVVVEVKAGRGGALPPEIRVGAAKQRKLTQLAVRLIRRYRLHDRPMRFDVVGVDLPDRGKPTIRHHVGAFESRV
- a CDS encoding tagaturonate epimerase family protein, giving the protein MSGTQQSKPLGLKPTFGFGDRLGLATPGHFEACRQQAGPIRGIFAQQSIREMQRTNRTPDDVMNAAINDLKAVGYTGEWGSDADHLKTEKDVDYTAAAGFVFFTIDPSDDVDEQADDYDAATLDQRFAAVKGEVAWLDRYKGQTIQVPDGPEIHFDDTTLKRAAVKYGRAITHTIKLASYIHKVMTERGADYEIELSVDETAQPTTVAEHYIIADQCRENLPDPSKLVSLAPRYVGDFEKGIDFKGDIKLFEASLAEHVAIAEHLGPYKLSLHSGSDKLSVYRSFARITRGRFHVKTAGTSYLEALRAVARHEPDLFRRIIDFSRGRFAVDKATYHISADPDKVPVPAAVADAASLERIYLDENDGRQILHVTFGSVLTDDYLKAEMLRVLKAHPDTHKQVLAHHLGKHLELLREGMMEARDAHATDERHTWETASET